A genomic segment from Streptomyces sp. NBC_00459 encodes:
- a CDS encoding MFS transporter has protein sequence MTSQTVPKSSTPREIRPGLVLALCSGATFMAFLDLAVVNIAFPDILADYPSTPMSTLTWVASAYAIMFAALLTPAGKLADAVGRHGVFLWALAGFTLASLACTLAPNPGLLIAGRFFQGAFAAGMIPSALALVISSTPFEKLFKAVATWTAISGFSAVVGPALGGVLVEEFDWRAVFLINVPVGLLLLVGGLRALPRHAPPGGPFPDVLGTLLLGLGIGGAVAALTEGDRWGWVSAPTLGLFIGGLVLVALALVRSRKHPSPVIESALWQSRRFAICNIAYFVFGAPMFAWLLSGALFTTGIWGWSILESAGALSIGAFASMITSVIAGRVNDQSKHRWVIAVGATMFAACCAMMATDLFGATPDFWGAWFPASLLGGGGLGLVVTGLGVTAATSLPPIQFAAGLGMNMTARQIGGALGIAVLAAIMSADRLPLANFHTLYLVCAIASVAATLIILTLPKPAEA, from the coding sequence ATGACATCGCAGACCGTCCCCAAGAGCAGCACACCGCGCGAGATCAGACCAGGTCTCGTGCTCGCGCTGTGCTCCGGCGCGACCTTCATGGCCTTCCTCGACCTCGCGGTCGTGAACATCGCCTTTCCCGACATCCTGGCGGACTATCCCAGCACGCCGATGTCCACCCTGACCTGGGTGGCCAGCGCATACGCGATCATGTTCGCGGCTCTGCTCACCCCGGCGGGCAAACTCGCCGACGCGGTCGGCAGGCATGGGGTCTTCCTGTGGGCGTTGGCCGGGTTCACCCTGGCGTCCCTGGCCTGCACGCTCGCGCCCAACCCGGGCCTGCTGATCGCGGGTCGGTTCTTCCAGGGCGCGTTCGCCGCCGGAATGATCCCGAGCGCGCTCGCTCTGGTCATCTCCAGCACCCCCTTCGAGAAGCTCTTCAAAGCGGTCGCGACCTGGACCGCGATCTCCGGCTTCTCCGCGGTGGTAGGGCCGGCCCTGGGCGGTGTCCTGGTGGAGGAGTTCGACTGGCGCGCCGTCTTCCTGATCAACGTTCCGGTCGGCCTGCTGCTCCTGGTCGGCGGTCTCCGGGCGCTGCCCAGGCACGCCCCGCCCGGCGGGCCCTTCCCCGACGTGCTCGGCACCCTGCTGCTCGGCTTGGGCATCGGCGGCGCGGTGGCCGCCCTCACCGAGGGCGACCGCTGGGGCTGGGTCTCCGCACCCACGCTGGGCCTGTTCATAGGCGGGCTGGTCCTGGTCGCGCTCGCCCTGGTCCGGTCCCGCAAGCATCCCTCGCCGGTCATTGAGTCCGCGCTCTGGCAGAGCCGCAGGTTCGCCATCTGCAACATCGCCTACTTCGTCTTCGGCGCACCGATGTTCGCCTGGCTACTGTCGGGGGCCCTGTTCACCACCGGCATCTGGGGCTGGAGCATCCTGGAGAGCGCGGGCGCGCTGTCCATCGGCGCGTTCGCCTCGATGATCACCTCGGTGATCGCCGGGCGCGTCAACGACCAGTCCAAGCACCGCTGGGTCATCGCAGTGGGCGCCACGATGTTCGCCGCCTGTTGCGCCATGATGGCGACCGACCTGTTCGGCGCGACGCCCGACTTCTGGGGCGCCTGGTTCCCCGCCTCACTGCTGGGCGGCGGCGGCCTCGGCCTCGTCGTCACCGGCCTCGGCGTGACCGCGGCGACCAGCCTGCCGCCCATCCAGTTCGCGGCCGGCCTCGGTATGAACATGACCGCCCGCCAGATCGGCGGCGCCCTGGGCATCGCCGTACTGGCCGCGATCATGTCTGCCGACCGGCTTCCCCTGGCCAACTTCCACACGCTCTATCTGGTGTGCGCCATCGCCTCGGTCGCGGCCACCCTCATTATCCTGACCCTCCCCAAGCCGGCCGAGGCCTAG
- a CDS encoding TetR/AcrR family transcriptional regulator, with translation MTQDGRIARGDQTRQRILNHAMAIASQDGLEGLSIGRLATDLGVSKSGLFAHFGSKEELQTAVVTAACEVFGHEVIKPALRTAPGLPRLILLCEGWLNYSERRVFPGGCFFYATGAEFDARPGRIRDQLARVRRDWLQLCEQTVEDAQRLGQLDAGVEPAQLVFELDALAAAGNSAALLLDDPVAYDRSRTGIRSRLRDLATRPQEVP, from the coding sequence GTGACTCAGGACGGACGTATCGCGCGCGGTGACCAGACACGGCAGCGCATTCTCAACCACGCGATGGCAATCGCCTCCCAGGACGGGCTCGAAGGCCTGTCCATCGGAAGGCTCGCCACCGACCTCGGCGTGAGCAAGAGCGGGCTGTTCGCCCACTTCGGTTCCAAGGAGGAGCTGCAGACCGCGGTCGTCACCGCGGCCTGCGAGGTCTTCGGGCACGAGGTGATCAAGCCCGCGCTGCGCACCGCGCCGGGGCTGCCCCGGCTGATCCTGCTCTGCGAGGGGTGGCTCAACTACTCAGAACGGCGGGTCTTCCCCGGCGGCTGCTTCTTCTACGCCACCGGCGCGGAGTTCGACGCCCGGCCCGGCCGGATCCGCGACCAACTCGCCAGGGTCCGGCGGGATTGGCTCCAGCTGTGCGAGCAGACCGTCGAGGACGCCCAGCGGCTGGGCCAGCTCGACGCCGGCGTCGAACCGGCCCAGCTCGTGTTCGAGCTCGACGCACTCGCCGCCGCCGGGAACTCCGCCGCGCTGCTGCTGGACGACCCGGTCGCCTATGACCGTTCGCGCACCGGAATCCGCTCCCGGCTGCGCGACCTGGCCACCCGGCCCCAAGAGGTTCCCTGA
- a CDS encoding MOSC domain-containing protein, with product MEDLLTLGGLFVGTPAPLGPEPLEVLSSIRKHPVESAELALGHVGLHGDRQADMVAHGGPDKAVYMYPAQHYAFWTAEGYDFVPGGIGENATVTGQDERTVRIGDVWSWGDAVVQVSQPRTPCYKFALRAGRKEATAQMIRSGLTGWYLRVLQTGQVPVTGTLRLLARDTTAPTIHELFSTSYAREYDADALHRMVSTPALADQWRAGVLKRLHRTEAVQGDSGRTYRAR from the coding sequence GTGGAAGACCTCCTCACCCTCGGCGGCCTGTTCGTCGGCACCCCCGCACCGCTCGGTCCCGAGCCACTCGAGGTGCTCAGCTCCATCAGGAAGCACCCGGTAGAGAGCGCCGAACTGGCCCTCGGTCATGTCGGCCTGCACGGAGACCGGCAGGCCGACATGGTGGCGCACGGCGGGCCCGACAAGGCGGTCTACATGTACCCGGCGCAGCACTACGCCTTCTGGACCGCCGAGGGCTACGACTTCGTTCCCGGCGGCATCGGCGAGAACGCCACGGTGACCGGGCAGGACGAGCGGACCGTACGGATCGGCGACGTGTGGAGCTGGGGCGACGCCGTCGTCCAGGTGTCCCAGCCGCGCACCCCCTGCTACAAGTTCGCGCTGCGGGCCGGCCGCAAGGAGGCCACCGCCCAGATGATCCGCAGCGGTCTGACCGGGTGGTACCTCCGGGTGCTGCAGACCGGCCAGGTCCCCGTCACCGGAACGCTCCGGCTGCTCGCGCGCGACACGACCGCACCGACGATCCACGAATTGTTCAGCACCAGCTATGCCCGGGAGTATGACGCGGACGCACTGCACCGCATGGTCTCCACGCCGGCCCTGGCCGACCAGTGGCGTGCGGGCGTGCTGAAGAGACTGCATCGAACAGAGGCTGTTCAGGGTGACTCAGGACGGACGTATCGCGCGCGGTGA
- a CDS encoding PucR family transcriptional regulator produces the protein MTDESSAGPQARARSQVAGLLLDRVETLSEQVVAALRASEPVYLDGSISPQDPPMFVTRSLENGLAALGGDRAERLVWPVAVGRHRAQQGVPVVSVQRAYHLGGQAIAAATAQWAEEDKQPPEVAAALVNRVWDIAYEHANTALDALRLTQVDLRDRRTTGFLLDALLNGETDGEFVTTVEQAYSLPPGGRYAVLAHRPTSDGPLLRQAELPSWLGEIRVIWRMHGETALGVVVLGDEPVEAVREAFCTRPGRRTAISIVVDRLSEIGRARQLADLACRTLADGQGVVSLDDRLPAGLLGLSPDLAERLRNRVLAPVLALDSGSRNSLLDTLAAWLAADGNAGQAAAVLDCHRNTVLHRLRRLERLTNRSVTSPRDLVELSLALEAVEMISQPTR, from the coding sequence TTGACTGATGAATCATCTGCTGGACCGCAGGCCAGAGCCCGTTCACAGGTCGCGGGTCTGCTGCTCGACCGGGTCGAGACACTCAGCGAACAGGTGGTGGCGGCGCTGCGGGCCAGCGAGCCGGTCTATCTGGACGGCAGTATCTCGCCCCAGGACCCCCCGATGTTCGTCACCCGCTCACTGGAGAACGGGCTCGCCGCACTCGGCGGCGACCGTGCGGAACGCCTCGTCTGGCCGGTGGCGGTCGGCCGGCACCGCGCGCAGCAGGGCGTCCCCGTGGTGTCGGTCCAGCGGGCCTATCATCTCGGCGGGCAGGCGATCGCGGCCGCGACGGCCCAGTGGGCGGAGGAGGACAAGCAGCCACCGGAGGTGGCCGCCGCCCTGGTCAACCGCGTCTGGGACATCGCCTATGAGCACGCGAACACCGCGCTCGACGCGCTCCGGCTGACTCAGGTCGACTTACGCGACCGGCGCACCACCGGTTTTCTGCTCGACGCGCTACTCAACGGGGAGACCGACGGCGAGTTCGTCACGACGGTCGAGCAGGCCTATTCGCTGCCTCCCGGCGGCCGTTACGCGGTGCTCGCCCACCGGCCGACTTCGGACGGGCCACTGCTGCGGCAGGCGGAACTGCCGTCCTGGCTGGGCGAGATCCGGGTGATCTGGCGGATGCATGGGGAGACCGCGCTGGGGGTCGTGGTGCTCGGTGACGAGCCGGTCGAAGCGGTGCGCGAGGCCTTCTGCACCCGGCCCGGCCGGCGGACCGCGATCAGCATCGTGGTCGACCGACTGTCGGAGATCGGCCGGGCCCGGCAACTCGCCGACCTGGCCTGCCGGACACTCGCCGACGGCCAGGGGGTGGTCTCACTCGACGACCGGCTGCCGGCCGGGCTGCTCGGACTGAGCCCGGACCTGGCCGAGCGACTGCGCAACCGGGTGCTCGCTCCGGTGCTCGCCCTCGACAGCGGCAGCCGCAACAGCCTGCTCGACACCCTGGCCGCCTGGCTCGCCGCGGACGGCAACGCGGGCCAGGCGGCCGCCGTGCTCGACTGTCACCGCAACACCGTGCTGCACCGGCTGCGCCGGCTGGAACGGCTCACGAACCGGTCGGTCACCTCACCCAGGGATCTGGTCGAACTGTCCCTGGCCCTGGAGGCGGTCGAGATGATCAGCCAACCCACTCGATGA
- a CDS encoding AraC family transcriptional regulator encodes MPDRPDQGDGPVRLRLPVVGTASAHIMVQVAAEFGMSRSRCLAGTGIEPKLLDDSLGTIRLFQELAVAGNLVAELGDVPALGFRIGQRYRLTIYGAWGWAMLCSPTPRHSLEFASEYLDLSYAMCDVTIREADGLVRIGVSEQWLPERIGPFFGQRSVGAVIRLLSDIMPANGWLKEVRIASPEGPQAPFFREVIDAPLLFDRPETEIVVYSGALDHPMPMANEQALQLAASLCREQLERRRAMLSVGESVRHYLLQRLAESPSPATAALALGMGTRTLRRRLAEEGTSFRELHDQVRRVFAVELLEAGLPPARVARRLGYAGPAAFTHAFRRWHGVAPREFASKNSSQ; translated from the coding sequence ATGCCCGACCGTCCAGATCAGGGGGACGGCCCGGTCCGGCTGCGGCTTCCCGTGGTCGGCACCGCGAGCGCGCACATCATGGTCCAGGTCGCCGCCGAGTTCGGGATGTCCAGGAGCCGCTGCCTGGCCGGCACCGGGATCGAGCCCAAGCTGCTGGACGACTCGCTCGGCACGATCAGGCTGTTCCAGGAGCTCGCGGTGGCCGGCAACCTCGTCGCGGAACTGGGCGACGTGCCCGCGCTGGGATTCCGGATCGGCCAGCGCTACCGGCTGACGATCTATGGCGCGTGGGGCTGGGCGATGCTCTGCTCGCCGACCCCGCGGCACTCCCTGGAGTTCGCCAGCGAGTATCTCGACCTGTCCTACGCGATGTGTGACGTGACGATACGGGAGGCCGACGGGCTGGTCCGGATAGGGGTGTCCGAGCAGTGGCTGCCCGAGCGCATCGGCCCGTTCTTCGGTCAGCGCTCGGTGGGCGCGGTGATCCGGTTGCTGTCGGACATCATGCCGGCGAACGGCTGGCTGAAGGAGGTCCGTATCGCTTCGCCGGAGGGCCCGCAGGCCCCGTTCTTCCGGGAGGTGATCGACGCGCCGCTGCTGTTCGACCGGCCGGAGACCGAGATCGTCGTCTATTCCGGGGCCCTGGACCATCCGATGCCGATGGCCAACGAGCAGGCCCTGCAGCTGGCCGCCTCGCTCTGTCGCGAACAGCTCGAACGGAGGCGGGCGATGCTGTCGGTCGGCGAGAGCGTCCGGCATTACCTGCTGCAGCGACTGGCCGAGTCGCCGTCGCCGGCTACGGCCGCGCTGGCGCTCGGGATGGGCACGCGCACCCTGCGGCGGCGGCTGGCCGAGGAGGGTACGTCGTTCCGTGAACTCCACGATCAGGTGCGCAGAGTGTTTGCAGTGGAATTGCTCGAAGCGGGCCTTCCTCCTGCCCGGGTGGCCCGCAGACTCGGCTATGCGGGGCCTGCCGCCTTCACTCACGCATTCCGACGCTGGCACGGGGTAGCGCCTCGTGAATTCGCTTCCAAAAATAGTTCGCAATAG
- a CDS encoding methyltransferase domain-containing protein, with amino-acid sequence MLSNADDGERQRLAAIEAAYDPGTKRHLVALGVGHGSRVLVAGAGGGSIVRWAAEVVGLAGEVVAVDIDTRFVEPLAQLYPNVRVVRQDVVTEDLPGGGFDAACARLLLGHLPQREAVLAKLAATLVPGGGLLVEDFDWGSYGPAEPNAEAEKAIEVVSAFVRSVGFDTAFGRRLPGVMRRAGLAGVDAEGLVLTLRGETFSLEPMFRQTFERLLPRLIETGQLTEGEAAALHKRFDDPEHDMCTQTLMSVWGRRPFQP; translated from the coding sequence ATGCTCTCCAACGCAGACGACGGTGAACGGCAGCGACTGGCCGCCATCGAGGCCGCCTATGATCCCGGCACCAAGCGGCACCTGGTCGCGCTCGGTGTCGGCCACGGCAGCCGGGTGCTCGTCGCCGGCGCGGGCGGCGGCAGCATCGTCCGCTGGGCGGCCGAGGTGGTGGGGCTGGCCGGTGAGGTCGTCGCTGTCGACATCGACACCCGGTTCGTCGAGCCGCTCGCCCAGCTTTACCCCAATGTCCGGGTGGTCCGTCAGGACGTCGTGACCGAGGACCTGCCCGGCGGCGGGTTCGACGCCGCCTGCGCCCGGCTCCTCCTGGGCCACCTGCCGCAGCGGGAAGCGGTCCTGGCCAAGCTCGCCGCCACCCTCGTGCCCGGTGGCGGCTTGCTCGTGGAGGACTTCGACTGGGGCTCCTACGGCCCGGCCGAGCCGAACGCCGAGGCGGAGAAGGCCATCGAGGTGGTGTCCGCGTTCGTCCGCTCGGTCGGGTTCGACACCGCCTTCGGCCGTCGACTGCCCGGGGTGATGCGCCGGGCCGGGCTGGCCGGGGTCGACGCCGAGGGCCTGGTCCTGACCCTGCGCGGCGAGACGTTCTCACTCGAACCGATGTTCCGGCAGACCTTTGAGCGGCTGCTGCCCCGGCTGATCGAGACCGGGCAGCTCACCGAGGGCGAGGCCGCGGCTCTGCACAAGCGCTTCGACGACCCCGAACACGACATGTGCACGCAGACGCTCATGTCGGTATGGGGCCGACGTCCCTTCCAGCCGTAG
- a CDS encoding tryptophan 7-halogenase: MRTHTRILVIGGGPAGSTASTLLAKQGFEVTLLEAATFPRYHIGESILPSALPVLDLLGVRKKVEEYGFVRKGGAYFEWGPENWELNFDHLEGSDAYSYQVVRSEFDKILLDHAGESGVEVHEGTRISEIGFDGERPVSAVWKRGAETGTITFDFLIDCSGRNGVMATKYLKNRKFNEAFKNIAVWSYFRGVKPLDKGPKGAIAVCSVPDGWFWAIPLHDGTHSVGLVNNAARFTEHRNRLGGTDEVFAEAVESSSRIKDMLAGAERIADFKAEQDYSYAAENFTGPGYVLAGDAACFLDPLLSTGVHLATFSGLLAGAGVSSVLRGELTEDEALGFYQQAYRQAYERLLILVSFFYKSFSRQSQFFEAQKLTRRERGMLHLYESFLNVVTGVEDIADTKDSALDAVARRMAESGHLFAGESEAMAAMPTSQDTAVGGLYLVFEPRLGLRRRDAEPALTP; the protein is encoded by the coding sequence ATGCGTACGCACACCCGGATTCTGGTGATCGGCGGCGGCCCGGCGGGCTCGACCGCTTCGACCCTCCTGGCCAAGCAGGGCTTCGAGGTGACGCTGTTGGAGGCCGCGACCTTCCCGCGGTACCACATCGGCGAGTCGATCCTCCCGTCCGCGCTGCCGGTCCTGGACCTGCTGGGCGTACGGAAGAAGGTCGAGGAGTACGGCTTCGTCCGCAAGGGCGGGGCGTACTTCGAGTGGGGGCCGGAGAACTGGGAGCTCAACTTCGACCACCTGGAGGGCAGCGACGCGTACAGCTACCAGGTCGTCCGGTCGGAGTTCGACAAGATCCTGCTCGACCACGCCGGGGAGTCCGGGGTGGAGGTGCACGAGGGCACCCGGATCAGTGAGATCGGGTTCGACGGGGAACGCCCGGTGTCGGCGGTCTGGAAGCGCGGTGCCGAGACCGGCACGATCACGTTCGACTTCCTGATCGACTGCTCCGGCCGTAACGGCGTCATGGCCACCAAGTACCTGAAGAACCGTAAGTTCAACGAGGCGTTCAAGAACATCGCGGTCTGGTCCTACTTCCGCGGCGTCAAGCCGCTGGACAAGGGGCCCAAAGGGGCGATCGCGGTGTGCTCGGTGCCCGACGGCTGGTTCTGGGCGATCCCGCTGCATGACGGCACGCACAGCGTCGGCCTGGTCAACAACGCGGCCAGGTTCACCGAGCACCGCAACCGGCTGGGCGGGACGGACGAGGTCTTCGCCGAGGCCGTCGAGTCCAGCTCCCGGATCAAGGACATGCTGGCCGGGGCCGAGAGGATCGCCGACTTCAAGGCCGAGCAGGACTATTCGTACGCCGCCGAGAACTTCACCGGGCCCGGCTATGTGCTCGCGGGCGACGCGGCCTGCTTCCTCGACCCGCTGCTGTCGACCGGCGTACACCTGGCCACGTTCAGCGGCCTGCTCGCCGGGGCCGGTGTCTCCAGCGTCCTGCGCGGCGAGCTCACCGAGGACGAGGCGCTGGGCTTCTACCAGCAGGCCTACCGGCAGGCGTACGAACGGCTGCTGATTCTCGTGTCCTTCTTCTACAAGAGCTTCAGCCGCCAGTCGCAGTTCTTCGAGGCCCAGAAGCTGACCCGGCGCGAACGCGGCATGCTCCACCTCTACGAGTCGTTCCTCAACGTGGTGACCGGTGTCGAGGACATCGCCGACACCAAGGACAGCGCGCTCGACGCGGTGGCCCGGCGGATGGCCGAGTCCGGGCACCTGTTCGCCGGGGAGAGCGAGGCGATGGCCGCGATGCCGACCTCGCAGGACACCGCGGTCGGCGGCCTGTATCTCGTCTTCGAACCCCGGTTGGGCCTGCGCCGCCGGGACGCCGAGCCGGCCCTGACCCCCTGA
- a CDS encoding SGNH/GDSL hydrolase family protein, with amino-acid sequence MTEDASAEATDPYRLPDAEADQLLATAPWKRYVVVGDSLAEGLGEATPGYANLPWADRTRDALTRRQPGLAYLNVGLRDLIASEVRERQLDRALEFGPDLAAVVCGGNDLLRPTVDLDAVEADLDAIVGGLRATGATVVTFCLMNIISAIPELAALSDNMQGLNERVRLVSDRHGALVVDMWSHPACAEKSMYSSDLLHSSMRGHALLASETIRRLGRHLASD; translated from the coding sequence ATGACCGAGGACGCATCCGCCGAGGCGACCGACCCGTACCGGCTGCCGGACGCCGAAGCCGACCAGTTGCTCGCGACCGCGCCGTGGAAGCGGTATGTGGTGGTCGGCGACAGCCTGGCCGAGGGGCTCGGCGAGGCCACCCCCGGCTACGCCAACCTGCCGTGGGCGGACCGGACCAGGGACGCGCTGACCCGGCGCCAGCCCGGCCTGGCCTATCTCAACGTGGGCCTGCGCGACCTGATCGCCTCGGAGGTCAGGGAGAGGCAGCTCGACCGGGCGCTGGAATTCGGGCCGGATCTGGCAGCCGTGGTCTGCGGAGGCAACGACCTGCTCCGGCCGACCGTCGACCTCGACGCGGTCGAGGCGGACCTGGACGCCATCGTCGGCGGCCTGCGGGCGACCGGGGCGACCGTCGTCACGTTCTGCCTGATGAACATCATCTCGGCCATCCCCGAGCTGGCGGCGCTCAGCGACAACATGCAGGGCCTGAACGAGCGGGTCCGGCTGGTGTCCGACCGGCACGGCGCCCTGGTCGTCGACATGTGGTCGCATCCGGCCTGTGCCGAGAAGTCCATGTACAGCTCCGACCTGCTGCACTCCTCGATGCGCGGGCACGCCCTGCTCGCCTCGGAGACCATCCGGCGGCTCGGCCGTCATCTCGCTTCGGACTAG
- a CDS encoding class I SAM-dependent methyltransferase, translated as MVGTAPSTVSQNWVTNGRLAKSWDRGVKSRPVALVYGAVVFATDNRKMYRHMAASVALPDGATVLDVPSGGGVVLLGLDPARDVAYTAADISPIMLERVRAEAGKRGLRNVRTQEADAGALPFEDGVFDAVVSYSGLHCVPDPAAAVREMARVVKPGGTVRGSVVVRKAGFVTDRFIDLWVKLNILDVVTPVSEVLRWFDDAGLVKVRTETSGAVLYFEYTRAV; from the coding sequence ATGGTAGGAACCGCACCGTCCACGGTCAGCCAGAACTGGGTCACCAACGGCAGGCTCGCGAAGTCGTGGGACCGGGGTGTCAAGAGCCGCCCGGTCGCGCTGGTCTACGGGGCCGTCGTCTTCGCCACCGACAACCGCAAGATGTACCGGCACATGGCCGCGTCCGTCGCGCTGCCGGACGGCGCGACCGTGCTCGACGTGCCGTCCGGCGGCGGCGTCGTCCTGCTCGGTCTCGACCCGGCCAGAGACGTTGCCTACACGGCGGCCGACATCTCGCCGATCATGCTCGAACGGGTCCGGGCCGAGGCAGGGAAACGGGGGCTCCGCAACGTCCGGACCCAGGAGGCCGACGCCGGGGCGCTGCCCTTCGAGGACGGCGTGTTCGACGCCGTCGTCTCCTACAGCGGGCTGCACTGCGTGCCCGACCCGGCGGCGGCCGTCCGGGAGATGGCCAGGGTCGTCAAACCGGGCGGCACCGTCCGGGGCAGCGTCGTGGTCCGCAAGGCCGGGTTCGTCACCGACCGGTTCATCGACCTGTGGGTCAAGCTGAACATCCTGGACGTCGTCACCCCGGTCAGCGAGGTGCTCCGCTGGTTCGACGACGCGGGCTTGGTCAAGGTCAGGACCGAGACCTCCGGCGCGGTCCTGTACTTCGAATACACCCGAGCGGTGTGA